A window of the Podospora bellae-mahoneyi strain CBS 112042 chromosome 6, whole genome shotgun sequence genome harbors these coding sequences:
- a CDS encoding hypothetical protein (COG:S; EggNog:ENOG503P1RW), protein MDLGKRGNRKDSQDPGSMLWIRKGGPLTGLSTTFTSMKRALAPGIYNMVRTTTSHCKTVKVNIPAIKTIPSYPTHPIIPNQSKMHIRTLLLSALPPLALAHGNHGGGGEGGSQKPAVDPHANWMTRHMAEEHHITSFDPPSFFTLHDFDSSGHLDAPEILKLYGLLDPSNAHYTPAQRDAFARQILDLIDTNRDDLISKDEFLHYLLVEGKELPDLGTGPGHHGDDEYEYEIHHWEKYHDENTKLEDLTHPEDIEHFKKHEEMEREEEEREEREKKAREQGGEGKGWVVEENIPGKFRRVDL, encoded by the exons ATGGatctggggaagagggggaacCGCAAGGATTCGCAAGATCCTGGTTCCATGTTATGGATTCGAAAGGGCGGGCCTCTTACTGGTCTGAGCACCACATTTACGTCGATGAAGCGGGCCTTGGCGCCCGGGATTTACAACATGGTCCGAACGACGACATCGCATTGCAAAACGGTGAAAGTAAACATTCCAGCTATCAAAACAATTCCATCTTACCCTACCCATCCAATCATTCCCAATCAAAGCAAAATGCACATCCGAACCCTCCTCCTATCAGCCCTCCCACCCCTAGCCCTCGCCCACGGCaaccacggcggcggcggcgaaggcGGCTCCCAAAAGCCAGCCGTAGACCCACACGCGAATTGGATGACGAGACACATGGCTG AGGAGCACCACATAACCTCCTTcgaccccccctccttcttcaccctccacGACTTCGACTCCTCCGGCCACCTCGACGCCCCCGAAATCCTCAAGCTCTACGGCCTTCTCGACCCCTCCAACGCCCACTACACCCCCGCCCAGCGCGACGCCTTCGCCCGCCAAATCCTCGACCTGATCGACACCAACCGCGACGACCTCATCTCCAAAGACGAGTTTTTGCATTACTTGCtggtggaagggaaggagctGCCTGATTTGGGCACGGGGCCGGGCCATCACGGCGATGATGAGTACGAGTATGAGATTCATCACTGGGAGAAGTACCATGATGAGAATACAAAGTTGGAGGATCTGACGCATCCGGAGGATATTGAGCACTTTAAGAAGCATGAGGAGatggagcgggaggaggaggagagggaggaacgggagaagaaggcgagggagcaggggggggaggggaaggggtgggtggtggaggagaataTTCCGGGCAAGTTTAGGAGGGTGGATCTCTAG
- the TRM12 gene encoding S-adenosylmethionine-dependent methyltransferase (EggNog:ENOG503NWPV; COG:J), whose amino-acid sequence MTDTVITQHLKAQAVDRPPKKKESPISLAITPWLNSLPSTLLDLLKQNTGASTLEEVQQNLVGSAPKRWVVYEPMVLLPSGSFTSEPWPSVLTSLSTFQKEDLWTSILDQLSPPKAPLTHLAINEGIPLFQSDQQEENILRSPTGLHPLHGSFGSPTSPSFPSSLWVSTKQNSLTQTWAPLHTMFSRGNIKEKARLLSFHSTIPLGSPPLHPHRYLPPATLNNSYAIDLYAGIGYFVFSYARLGLKVLCWELNPWSVEGLRRGALANKFTVRVITTPEDLGRPTKELIAGAEEQIIVFQEDNRHAACRIAELGEEEKPKVRHVNCGFLPTSEPVWKDSFDILVQGFAAPSPSSKQEGGWLHLHENVGVKDIETRKAQIQGLFDGWCSESQDATLKANVEHVEMVKTYAPDVWHVVFDVYVSSSITN is encoded by the coding sequence ATGACAGACACAGTGATAACTCAACATCTCAAGGCGCAAGCCGTGGACCGACCacccaaaaagaaggagagtCCCATCTCACTGGCCATCACGCCCTGGCTCAACTCACTACCATCAACTCTCCTGGATTTGCTCAAGCAAAACACAGGGGCCTCAACACTCGAAGAAGTTCAGCAGAATCTTGTAGGCTCGGCTCCAAAACGTTGGGTAGTTTACGAACCCAtggtcctcctcccaagcgGTAGCTTCACCTCCGAACCCTGGCCCTCCGTcctcacctctctctccaccttcCAAAAAGAAGACCTATGGACATCCATCCTCGATCAACTCTCCCCACCAAAAGCacccctcacccacctcgcCATAAACGAAGGcatcccccttttccaatccgatcaacaagaagaaaacatcctccgctcccccaccggcctccaccccctccatggCTCCTTCggctcccccacctccccctccttcccctccagccTCTGGGtctcaacaaaacaaaactccCTCACCCAAACCTGGGCCCCCTTACACACCATGTTCTCCCGCGGAAACATCAAGGAAAAAGCCCGCCTTCTATCCTTCcactccaccatccccctcggctccccccccctccacccccaccgctacctcccccccgccaccctcaacaacagctaCGCCATCGACCTCTACGCCGGAATCGGCTACTTTGTCTTCTCCTACGCCCGCCTCGGATTGAAGGTCCTCTGCTGGGAGCTCAACCCCTGGAGCGTCGAAGGTCTCCGAAGAGGTGCCCTGGCCAACAAATTCACCGTCAGGGTCATCACAACCCCAGAAGACCTGGGCAGACCGACAAAGGAGCTGATAGCGGGGGCTGAGGAACAAATCATCGTCTTTCAGGAAGACAACCGGCATGCGGCCTGTCGTATAGCTGagcttggcgaggaggagaagcccaaAGTGAGGCATGTCAACTGCGGTTTCTTGCCCACTAGTGAGCCGGTATGGAAGGACTCATTCGACATCCTAGTGCAAGGGTTTGCTGCaccgtcgccgtcgtcaaAACAGGAAGGAGGCTGGCTTCATCTCCATGAGAATGTCGGGGTCAAGGATATCGAGACTCGAAAAGCCCAGATCCAGGGGTTGTTTGACGGCTGGTGTTCTGAGAGCCAAGACGCCACCCTCAAAGCCAATGTTGAACACGTCGAGATGGTCAAGACTTACGCCCCGGATGTTTGGCACGTCGTTTTTGACGTGTATGTCTCTTCGTCTATTACAAACTAG